TGCGCATCCCCTTCCACCACGGAGGCCCGCACGGCTCGCTCAGCCTGTCACCGCAACGCCGCTCCCACTGGCCGCGTGAACCCGAATCCCACCGAACCCGACGGCCGGCACGCGGGATTCGGTCGCTGGACCAACCTCCACCAAGCGCGCTTACGGGGTACCGCCCTCGAGGGGCTCATCGGAGATCATGGGATCGACGCCGACCGATTCGGCGAGCAGGCCGTGCGTTCGCACCAGCTCGAGCATGTGTTTCGCATCGCCGGCCCGGAGCATGCGGCCCCCACCGATGAGGCACGCAGTGTCGGCCACACTGAGCGCCGCTTCCACGCTCTGCTCGACGATGACGATGGTGCGCCCTTCGCTTGCGAGCTGCGGGACCGTTTCGAAGAGCAGTTCATCCACGAGGTTTGGCGACAGGTTGGAGGTCGGCTCATCGAGCAAGAGCAGCGTCGGCTCGGTCATCAGCGCTCGGCCGAGCGCGAGCTGCTTCCGCTCGCCACCGCTCAGCTTGTGCCCAGAGGATCCACGCTTGGACTTCAGTTGCGGAAACCGCTCGAGACAGGCTTCGATGCGCTCGGCGGTCATGTGACGTGGGAGTAGGTAACCTCCCATTCTCAGGTTTTCAATCACCGAAAGCCCCGGGAACACATCATTTAGCTGCGGAACATAACCCACGCCGCGCTGGGCGAGTATGTCTGCGCTGCAGCCGGTGACGTCTTCGCCCTGATG
This is a stretch of genomic DNA from Acidimicrobiales bacterium. It encodes these proteins:
- a CDS encoding ATP-binding cassette domain-containing protein; the protein is MKPESSEGTSTERLHVAGIAAGYREPVVVGVEFSAGAGEILAVVGVNGAGKSTILKAIMGDARVFAGKVFHQGEDVTGCSADILAQRGVGYVPQLNDVFPGLSVIENLRMGGYLLPRHMTAERIEACLERFPQLKSKRGSSGHKLSGGERKQLALGRALMTEPTLLLLDEPTSNLSPNLVDELLFETVPQLASEGRTIVIVEQSVEAALSVADTACLIGGGRMLRAGDAKHMLELVRTHGLLAESVGVDPMISDEPLEGGTP